The following are encoded in a window of Kitasatospora sp. NBC_01250 genomic DNA:
- a CDS encoding sugar phosphate isomerase/epimerase family protein codes for MHVPDTKVALSTASVYPDNTAIAFELAAKLGYDGVEVMVWNDPVSQDLDALRALSEKHRMPILAVHAPCLLITQRVWTTDPWTKLKRARAAAETLGADTVVVHPPFRWQRAYAREFVQGIERMAGETAVRFAVENMYPWRYKDREVLAYAPGWEVTEEAYRHFTVDLSHVATSRIDAFALVDRMGDRLAHVHLADGSGSGKDEHLIPGRGKQPCAELLERLARTGFEGHVVLEVNTRRSGSPAEREADLAEALAFTRLHLATGSRVP; via the coding sequence CTGCACGTCCCGGACACCAAGGTCGCGCTCTCCACCGCCTCGGTCTACCCCGACAACACCGCGATCGCCTTCGAGCTGGCCGCCAAGCTGGGCTACGACGGCGTGGAGGTGATGGTCTGGAACGACCCGGTCAGCCAGGACCTGGACGCGCTGCGCGCACTGAGCGAGAAGCACCGGATGCCGATCCTGGCGGTGCACGCACCCTGCCTGCTGATCACCCAGCGGGTCTGGACCACCGACCCGTGGACCAAGCTGAAGCGCGCCAGGGCCGCGGCCGAGACGCTGGGCGCCGACACCGTGGTGGTCCACCCGCCGTTCCGCTGGCAGCGCGCCTACGCGCGCGAGTTCGTCCAGGGCATCGAGCGGATGGCGGGCGAGACGGCAGTGCGGTTCGCGGTGGAGAACATGTACCCGTGGCGCTACAAGGACCGCGAGGTGCTCGCCTACGCCCCCGGCTGGGAGGTCACCGAGGAGGCGTACCGGCACTTCACCGTCGACCTCTCGCACGTGGCCACCTCGCGGATCGACGCCTTCGCCCTGGTCGACCGGATGGGCGACCGGCTGGCCCACGTGCACCTGGCGGACGGCTCCGGCTCCGGCAAGGACGAGCACCTGATCCCGGGGCGCGGCAAGCAGCCCTGCGCCGAGCTGCTGGAGCGCCTGGCGCGCACCGGTTTCGAGGGCCACGTGGTGCTGGAGGTCAACACCCGGCGCTCCGGCTCACCCGCCGAGCGGGAGGCCGATCTGGCGGAGGCGCTGGCCTTCACCCGGCTGCACCTGGCCACCGGCTCGCGCGTACCCTGA
- a CDS encoding Ppx/GppA phosphatase family protein: MRLGVLDVGSNTVHFLVVDAHRGAAPLPAYSHKAELRLAELLDEHGAIRDDGVARLIDMVASSLRVAEDKGVVDLLPFATSAVREAANGESVLRRVREETGVELTVLAGQDEARLTFLAVRRWFGWSSGRLLDLDIGGGSLEIACGIGEQPDAAFSLPLGAGRLTANRLPGDVADPEAVRELRRHIRAEIAGVVGEVARLGPPDHAVATSKTFKQLARMTGAAPAEAGLRVPRRLTRSGLAAWLPRLAAMTAAERAKIPGVSEGRSRQLLAGALVADAAMDLFGLEALDICPWALREGIILRRLDSMEQQGTTPSAPSALLGA, encoded by the coding sequence GACGTAGGTTCCAACACGGTCCACTTCCTCGTGGTGGACGCCCACCGCGGCGCCGCACCGCTGCCCGCGTACTCGCACAAGGCGGAGCTGCGGCTGGCCGAACTGCTCGACGAGCACGGGGCGATCCGCGACGACGGGGTGGCCCGGCTGATCGACATGGTCGCCTCCTCGCTGCGGGTGGCCGAGGACAAGGGCGTGGTCGACCTGCTGCCGTTCGCCACCTCGGCGGTGCGCGAGGCGGCCAACGGCGAGAGCGTGCTGCGCCGGGTGCGCGAGGAGACCGGGGTCGAGCTGACCGTGCTCGCCGGGCAGGACGAGGCGCGGCTGACCTTCCTGGCCGTGCGCCGCTGGTTCGGCTGGTCCTCCGGGCGGCTGCTCGACCTGGACATCGGCGGCGGCTCGCTGGAGATCGCCTGCGGCATCGGCGAGCAGCCGGACGCCGCCTTCTCGCTGCCGCTGGGCGCGGGCCGGCTGACCGCCAACCGGCTGCCGGGCGACGTGGCCGACCCCGAGGCGGTGCGCGAGCTGCGCCGCCACATCAGGGCCGAGATCGCCGGGGTGGTCGGTGAGGTGGCCAGACTCGGGCCGCCGGACCACGCGGTGGCCACCTCCAAGACCTTCAAGCAACTGGCCCGGATGACCGGCGCCGCGCCCGCCGAGGCCGGCCTGCGGGTGCCGCGCCGGCTCACCCGCAGCGGCCTGGCCGCCTGGCTGCCGCGGCTGGCCGCGATGACGGCGGCCGAGCGGGCCAAGATCCCCGGTGTCTCCGAGGGGCGCTCCCGCCAGCTGCTGGCCGGTGCGCTGGTGGCGGACGCGGCGATGGACCTGTTCGGACTGGAGGCGCTGGACATCTGCCCCTGGGCGCTGCGCGAGGGGATCATCCTGCGCCGGCTGGACAGCATGGAGCAGCAGGGCACCACCCCGTCCGCCCCGTCGGCGCTCCTCGGCGCTTAA
- a CDS encoding class I SAM-dependent methyltransferase produces the protein MTDDQLREHAESFGAVAAEYDRARPSYPGELFDAIEELAHRPIKGSLVLDVGAGTGIATRLLHARGARVTAVEPSPGMAAQLHRVSPEIPLVKGDGNDLPCHDATADLITYAQAFHWTDPDRSLPEALRVLRPGGALALWWNIKDRSVPYLAAQEARLQAALPSYHFYGVMNAVGEHLDRYPFEVARRTLQWERQLDVEDVLTDLRSKSYFAVLEPGVREPVLAAEREALLADFPDGQVVEPYQLELWVGTKKA, from the coding sequence ATGACGGACGATCAGCTCAGGGAGCACGCCGAGAGCTTCGGTGCGGTGGCTGCCGAGTACGACCGCGCCCGGCCCTCCTATCCCGGTGAACTCTTCGATGCGATCGAGGAGTTGGCGCACCGCCCGATCAAGGGCTCGCTGGTGCTGGACGTCGGCGCCGGCACCGGCATCGCCACCAGGCTGCTGCACGCCCGCGGCGCCCGGGTCACCGCCGTCGAGCCGAGCCCGGGGATGGCGGCCCAGCTGCACCGGGTCAGCCCGGAGATCCCGCTGGTCAAGGGCGACGGCAACGACCTGCCGTGCCACGACGCCACCGCCGACCTGATCACCTACGCGCAGGCCTTCCACTGGACCGACCCCGACCGCTCGCTGCCCGAGGCGCTGCGGGTGCTGCGCCCGGGCGGTGCGCTGGCGCTGTGGTGGAACATCAAGGACCGCTCGGTGCCGTACCTGGCCGCGCAGGAGGCCCGGCTGCAGGCGGCGCTGCCCTCGTACCACTTCTACGGGGTGATGAACGCGGTCGGCGAGCACCTGGACCGCTACCCGTTCGAGGTGGCCCGGCGCACCCTGCAGTGGGAGCGCCAGCTCGACGTCGAGGACGTGCTGACCGACCTGCGCTCGAAGTCCTACTTCGCGGTGCTGGAGCCCGGGGTGCGCGAGCCGGTGCTGGCCGCCGAACGGGAGGCGCTGCTGGCCGACTTCCCGGACGGGCAGGTCGTCGAGCCGTACCAGCTGGAGCTCTGGGTCGGCACCAAGAAGGCCTGA